One genomic segment of Choristoneura fumiferana chromosome Z, NRCan_CFum_1, whole genome shotgun sequence includes these proteins:
- the Atac1 gene encoding ada2a-containing complex component 1: protein MDNIENPEDSGEFAFETDHLALRGNKDYSDLLKYIVVLEAQRIAALKDIEDLNEARNKALDNPLEFVGNLQAGTVKFPPRHHIRELPQVDWSQYGIDITQENDDFSRDMKPNMSQPSMKVRGRKFTNTKPVTFNQLWSCDEQKRLEELLEIYPEEPIEARRYKKIAKALGTRTPIQVMSRVQKYFAKLAKAGMPIPGRTPKGVAKDKCKSIFYKKSTFFPQLHVPVKMDELYDSAESSYTNTSATATATETKTSNKHIVELLKAAKGQRLLDETAPVHQTNTTCVGCQVKGFAGARWSDFAGTDYCTDCVIKLLPTEKLTPIRQPF from the coding sequence ATGGACAATATTGAGAACCCTGAAGATAGTGGGGAATTTGCATTTGAGACCGACCACCTGGCTTTACGTGGTAACAAAGACTACAGCGACTTGTTAAAGTACATTGTTGTACTTGAAGCTCAAAGAATCGCTGCTCTAAAGGATATTGAGGACCTCAATGAGGCACGCAACAAGGCCTTAGACAACCCGCTTGAGTTCGTAGGAAATTTACAGGCAGGCACAGTAAAGTTTCCACCTAGACATCACATTAGAGAGTTGCCCCAGGTAGACTGGAGTCAATATGGAATAGATATCACACAAGAAAACGATGATTTCAGTAGAGATATGAAGCCAAACATGTCACAACCTAGCATGAAAGTGCGTGGCAGAAAGTTTACCAATACCAAACCAGTCACTTTCAACCAGCTCTGGTCATGTGATGAACAGAAACGCTTGGAAGAACTTCTAGAAATCTACCCAGAGGAGCCAATAGAAGCAAGACGATACAAAAAAATAGCCAAAGCACTAGGAACTCGCACACCAATACAAGTCATGAGTAGAGTACAGAAATACTTTGCTAAATTAGCAAAAGCGGGCATGCCAATACCAGGACGAACCCCTAAAGGTGTTGCTAAAGACAAATGtaaatcaatattttataaaaaatctacaTTTTTCCCCCAACTTCATGTTCCTGTTAAAATGGACGAATTATATGATAGTGCAGAAAGTTCATATACAAATACATCAGCTACAGCAACAGCCACAGAGACAAAAactagtaacaaacatatagTGGAGTTATTAAAAGCTGCTAAAGGACAAAGACTGCTGGATGAGACAGCCCCTGTGCATCAAACAAACACAACATGCGTTGGTTGCCAAGTGAAAGGCTTTGCTGGAGCGAGGTGGTCTGACTTTGCCGGCACAGATTATTGCACAGACTGTGTCATAAAACTTCTACCAACTGAAAAACTGACGCCTATAAGACAACCTTTTTAA